Proteins encoded together in one Musa acuminata AAA Group cultivar baxijiao chromosome BXJ3-6, Cavendish_Baxijiao_AAA, whole genome shotgun sequence window:
- the LOC135641259 gene encoding receptor-like protein kinase HSL1 has product MAAFLSLFLLFCFLPCRSLSLTQDGLHLLDAKSSLDDLDSSLSDWSPSDATPCNWTGVTCASPPLFPAVTALDLSDLGLVGPFPSPLCRLLDLSSLSLSLNSLNSSLSSSSFLGCYSLTRLDLSQNFFTGPLPAFLPSLLPRLSYLDLSDNNFSGPIPSSFGQFASLRSLSLVGNLLSGPVPAFLSNLSSLHELNLSYNLFTPTPLPPSLANLTSLRVLWLASCNLIGSIPPSLGRLSNLTDLDLSYNSLSGDIPNSLAVLSSVVQIELYSNHLTGPVPSGLSNLTELRLFDASMNQLSGQIPEDVFLAPSLESFHLYENNLTGAIPSTITRCDNLAELRLFSNQLDGPLPADFGKNSPLKFVDLSDNLLSGEIPAGICGGDMLDQLLLLDNMFSGSLPESLGQCSTLTRVRLLNNHLSGEVPPAFWGLPHVWLLELAGNSFTGGISPAISGATNLSKLVISNNQFEGRIPEEMGALSNLYEFSAANNRLTGPLPEGLVNFASLGLLDLHNNSLSGELVSGVRWWKKLIRLNLANNEFTGSIPPELGDLPVLTYLDLSGNQLTGTIPLELQNLKLNDFNLSNNQLSGTLPPQFATRIYENSFLGNPGLCVDVNAPCAGQRRGGNSIRYGFPWLLRSIYILSASALVAAAAWFYWKNQSSKEVNRASEKPNWMLTSFHKLGFSEYEIAGCLDEDNVIGSGASGKVYKAVLSNGEVVAVKKLRETPGKTDVFQSVDDGFEAEVATLGKIRHKNIVKLWCCCTYKDCKLLVYEYMPHGSLGDLLHGSKGRLLDWPTRYKIAVDAAEGLSYLHHDCVPPIVHRDIKSNNILLDDEFGAKVADFGVAKAIVGKDPMSMSIVAGSCGYIAPEYAYTLRVNEKSDIYSYGVVILELVTGRRPVDPELGEKDLARWVQSTVEQRGVDHVLDPKLDVCYKDEMCKVLDIGLLCASILPISRPSMRTVIKMLFEVGSENKQLKPAEDRNQVSLLP; this is encoded by the exons ATGGCGGCgttcctctctctcttcctcctcttctgttTCCTTCCCTGTCGTTCCCTCTCCCTCACCCAAGATGGCCTTCACCTCCTCGACGCCAAGAGCTCCCTCGACGACCTCGACAGCTCCCTCTCCGACTGGAGCCCATCGGACGCCACCCCCTGTAACTGGACCGGCGTCACCTGTGCCTCGCCTCCCCTCTTCCCCGCGGTCACCGCCCTCGACCTGTCGGACCTCGGCCTTGTCGGACCATTCCCTTCCCCGCTCTGCCGCCTCCTCGACCtatcctctctctccctctcgctcAACTCCCTCaactcctccctctcctcctcctccttcctcggcTGCTACTCCCTCACCCGCCTCGACCTCTCGCAGAACTTCTTCACCGGGCCTCTCCCCGCCTTCCTTCCCTCTCTCCTCCCGCGCCTCTCATATCTCGACCTCTCCGACAACAACTTCTCTGGTCCGATCCCTTCTTCCTTCGGGCAGTTCGCCTCTCTCCGTAGCCTCTCTTTGGTTGGCAATCTTCTCTCCGGTCCCGTGCCTGCTTTCCTCTCCAACCTCTCCTCTCTTCACGAACtcaacctctcttacaacctcttcACTCCCACTCCACTTCCTCCTTCGTTGGCCAACCTCACCTCGCTTCGCGTCCTCTGGCTCGCTAGCTGCAACCTCATCGGTAGCATTCCGCCGTCTCTCGGCCGCCTTTCCAATCTCACCGACCTCGACCTGTCTTACAACTCGCTCTCCGGGGACATCCCCAATTCCCTCGCCGTCCTCTCCTCTGTCGTCCAGATTGAGCTCTATTCCAACCATCTCACCGGTCCCGTTCCCAGCGGCCTGTCGAACCTCACCGAGCTCCGGCTCTTTGATGCCTCCATGAACCAGCTATCCGGGCAGATACCTGAAGacgtatttcttgctcccagcctcGAAAGTTTCCACCTTTACGAGAATAACCTCACCGGAGCAATCCCTTCCACCATCACCCGCTGCGACAACCTGGCGGAGCTCCGGCTGTTCTCGAACCAGCTTGACGGGCCTCTCCCAGCCGACTTTGGCAAGAATTCTCCACTTAAGTTCGTCGATCTTTCGGATAATCTCCTCTCGGGAGAGATTCCGGCTGGGATTTGTGGTGGTGACATGCTGGATCAGCTTCTTTTGCTTGACAACATGTTCTCCGGTTCTCTGCCGGAGAGCCTAGGCCAGTGTTCAACGCTTACGCGAGTCCGACTGCTGAACAACCATCTCTCCGGCGAGGTTCCCCCTGCTTTCTGGGGCTTGCCACATGTATGGCTTCTCGAGCTTGCTGGGAACTCCTTCACCGGTGGTATATCCCCGGCAATCTCCGGCGCCACCAATCTCTCTAAACTCGTGATATCTAACAATCAATTCGAAGGTCGAATCCCAGAAGAAATGGGAGCTCTGTCAAATCTGTATGAGTTCTCTGCTGCCAATAACCGGTTGACAGGGCCGCTCCCTGAAGGGCTCGTGAACTTTGCATCGCTCGGGCTGCTTGATCTCCATAACAATTCCCTCTCGGGCGAGCTCGTTAGCGGAGTTCGATGGTGGAAAAAGCTCATCCGGTTGAACCTTGCCAACAACGAGTTCACTGGCTCGATACCCCCTGAACTGGGCGACCTCCCGGTGCTCACCTATCTCGACCTCTCCGGAAACCAGCTTACCGGGACGATCCCCCTTGAGTTGCAGAACTTGAAGCTTAACGACTTCAACCTCTCAAACAATCAGCTTTCCGGTACTCTGCCTCCCCAGTTCGCAACGCGGATCTATGAAAACAGCTTCTTGGGCAATCCGGGACTGTGCGTCGACGTGAATGCGCCTTGTGCCGGTCAAAGAAGAGGTGGCAACTCTATTCGCTATGGATTCCCTTGGCTGCTTCGATCAATCTACATCCTCTCCGCTTCGGCCCTTGTTGCTGCAGCGGCCTGGTTCTACTGGAAGAaccagagttccaaggaggtgaaTCGTGCTTCGGAAAAGCCCAACTGGATGCTCACTTCTTTCCACAAACTGGGTTTCAGCGAGTACGAGATCGCGGGCTGCCTGGACGAGGACAACGTGATCGGTAGCGGTGCTTCCGGGAAGGTCTACAAGGCAGTGCTCAGCAATGGAGAGGTCGTGGCAGTGAAGAAGCTCCGGGAAACGCCCGGGAAGACCGATGTCTTCCAAAGCGTGGACGACGGATTCGAGGCCGAGGTTGCCACTTTGGGGAAGATCAGGCACAAGAACATCGTCAAGTTGTGGTGTTGTTGCACGTACAAGGACTGTAAGCTGCTGGTTTACGAGTACATGCCCCATGGGAGCTTAGGCGACCTGCTGCACGGCAGCAAGGGCCGGCTGTTGGACTGGCCGACGAGGTACAAGATCGCGGTGGACGCTGCCGAGGGTCTGTCGTATCTACACCATGACTGCGTTCCTCCGATCGTTCACAGAGATATTAAGTCGAACAACATCTTGTTGGACGATGAATTCGGGGCCAAAGTGGCAGATTTTGGCGTTGCAAAGGCCATCGTCGGCAAGGATCCAATGTCCATGTCCATCGTCGCTGGTTCGTGTGGATACATCGCACCAG AGTACGCATACACACTCCGCGTGAATGAGAAGAGTGATATATACAGCTATGGCGTGGTCATTCTGGAGCTCGTCACGGGGAGACGTCCGGTGGATCCCGAGCTGGGAGAAAAGGACTTGGCGAGATGGGTGCAGAGCACGGTGGAGCAGAGGGGAGTGGACCATGTCCTCGACCCCAAGCTCGACGTGTGCTACAAGGACGAGATGTGCAAGGTCCTTGACATTGGCCTCCTCTGCGCCAGCATCTTGCCCATCAGTCGCCCGTCGATGAGGACGGTCATCAAGATGCTGTTCGAGGTGGGTTCTGAGAACAAACAGCTCAAGCCTGCAGAGGACCGCAACCAGGTCTCCTTGCTGCCATGA